A portion of the bacterium genome contains these proteins:
- a CDS encoding NADH-quinone oxidoreductase subunit C, with translation MARGICAAQVVVRKAILLPLKMREWVKCMPVSDEERGQKSEELLGKLQEKLGDYILESGVSLGDAEVRIRAEGVSDFFRLLKLDSELAFNMFLDVTAVDWMDEREDRFEVVYHMLSLSTHHRLRVKVDLPEQSPRIASVSQLWAGANFLEREVFDMYGIEFEGHPDLRRILMYDEFKGYPLRKDYPVQGKQPRIPLRAPEVENTARHMHRSELVQIGRG, from the coding sequence TTGGCTCGGGGAATCTGTGCGGCTCAAGTGGTGGTGAGAAAGGCGATTCTGCTGCCGTTGAAAATGAGAGAATGGGTGAAGTGTATGCCAGTGAGCGATGAAGAGAGAGGTCAAAAAAGCGAGGAGCTCCTCGGGAAGCTTCAGGAGAAGTTGGGCGACTATATTCTAGAGTCTGGAGTTTCTCTGGGGGATGCCGAGGTAAGAATTCGCGCAGAGGGGGTGTCTGACTTTTTCCGTCTACTGAAACTTGATAGTGAACTTGCTTTTAACATGTTCCTGGACGTTACCGCTGTCGATTGGATGGATGAGCGCGAAGATAGGTTTGAGGTTGTATATCATATGCTCAGCCTTTCTACTCATCACCGATTACGGGTGAAAGTAGATCTCCCAGAGCAGTCACCGAGAATTGCCTCAGTGTCGCAACTGTGGGCTGGAGCGAACTTTCTTGAAAGGGAAGTCTTCGACATGTACGGCATTGAGTTTGAGGGCCATCCCGATCTCCGGAGAATTCTTATGTACGACGAGTTTAAGGGGTACCCACTCAGGAAGGACTACCCAGTTCAAGGGAAGCAGCCTCGCATTCCTTTACGGGCACCAGAGGTTGAAAACACAGCCCGACATATGCACCGCAGTGAGCTCGTACAAATCGGTAGGGGATAG
- the nuoD gene encoding NADH dehydrogenase (quinone) subunit D — MRPRKEGDDLHSETMILNLGPAHPATHGTVRIVAELSGEKILDADVELGYLHRGFEKMCETVDYNKVMPYADRLNYVSPIINNVGWCLTVEKLLGVEVPKRAQYIRVVMSELSRMCDHLTCLGASAMELGAFTVMLYLMQAREYLWELIEEVTGARLTISYGRVGGLKDDLPEGFGDRMAEAFTGIRRHLDNSDRLLTRNRIFIDRMCDVGALSAEQAADFSLTGPLARASGLDYDVRRDFPYSSYEDFDFEVPLGTKGDNYDRFLVRFQELIESMRICEQAMENLPDGEISLEDPRIVLNPKDEVYSSIDGMINHFEMVIFGVQPPKGDVYIPVEGGNGELGFYTVSDGTGRPYKVHVRAPSFIHMGAVREMLLGETIADVVPTFGMVNMIGGECDR, encoded by the coding sequence ATGCGCCCTCGGAAAGAGGGGGATGACCTTCATTCTGAAACCATGATTTTGAACCTGGGACCCGCTCACCCTGCAACACACGGAACCGTTCGTATTGTTGCCGAGCTTTCGGGCGAGAAGATACTCGACGCAGATGTTGAGCTTGGATATTTACACAGAGGTTTTGAGAAGATGTGTGAGACGGTTGATTACAACAAGGTAATGCCCTATGCGGATCGATTGAATTACGTTTCACCGATCATCAATAACGTCGGCTGGTGTTTAACGGTCGAAAAGCTTTTGGGAGTAGAAGTTCCAAAGCGGGCACAGTACATACGAGTGGTCATGTCAGAGTTGTCGCGTATGTGTGACCACTTAACGTGCCTTGGTGCTTCCGCGATGGAGCTCGGAGCGTTCACCGTGATGCTCTATTTGATGCAAGCTCGAGAGTATTTGTGGGAGCTGATTGAGGAGGTGACGGGAGCGCGTCTCACCATTTCGTACGGAAGGGTGGGAGGACTCAAGGACGACCTTCCCGAGGGATTCGGCGATCGTATGGCGGAGGCATTTACGGGAATCCGAAGGCATTTAGATAACAGCGACCGTCTTCTGACGCGGAACAGAATTTTTATTGATCGGATGTGCGATGTCGGGGCGTTGAGTGCAGAACAGGCGGCAGACTTCAGTTTGACTGGACCACTTGCTCGCGCCTCGGGGCTTGATTACGACGTTCGACGAGATTTCCCTTACTCTAGCTACGAGGACTTTGACTTTGAGGTCCCGCTTGGAACAAAGGGAGATAATTACGATCGATTCTTGGTGCGATTTCAAGAACTCATTGAATCAATGCGTATTTGTGAGCAGGCGATGGAGAACTTGCCTGACGGTGAGATTTCACTTGAAGACCCACGAATCGTTCTCAATCCAAAGGACGAGGTGTACAGCTCTATCGACGGAATGATTAATCACTTTGAGATGGTGATTTTTGGTGTTCAGCCTCCGAAGGGAGATGTCTACATCCCGGTAGAAGGTGGAAACGGGGAACTTGGATTCTACACGGTTTCTGACGGTACGGGTCGACCGTACAAGGTTCATGTGAGAGCCCCTTCTTTTATACACATGGGAGCAGTTCGTGAAATGTTATTAGGAGAGACCATAGCAGACGTGGTGCCAACCTTTGGGATGGTGAACATGATCGGTGGAGAGTGTGATCGATAA
- a CDS encoding NAD(P)H-dependent oxidoreductase subunit E, producing the protein MSFSMSPESEQKVNELKAKYPQPESAVMPILYLVQEEHGHISDAAVDWISEQVGISPAHVMELVTFYTMYRKEPLGKYHIQVCRTLSCGLCGAKKLMEYLHERLGVEPKQVTEDGMFSYEHVECLGSCGTAPMCEINDTYFENLTPEKLKTVLDSIEKSRPDLTYSQKRDELGSGLDGYSKSEVI; encoded by the coding sequence ATGAGTTTTTCAATGTCTCCGGAGAGCGAGCAGAAAGTCAACGAGCTCAAGGCGAAGTACCCCCAACCCGAGTCGGCTGTCATGCCGATTCTCTATTTGGTTCAAGAGGAGCATGGCCATATCTCTGATGCGGCTGTGGATTGGATTAGTGAACAGGTTGGCATTTCTCCAGCTCATGTAATGGAGTTAGTTACATTTTATACGATGTATCGGAAGGAGCCGCTCGGGAAGTACCACATTCAGGTGTGCCGCACCTTGTCGTGTGGTCTGTGTGGAGCAAAGAAATTGATGGAGTATCTTCACGAAAGACTTGGGGTCGAGCCGAAGCAAGTAACAGAAGACGGGATGTTCAGTTATGAACATGTCGAGTGCCTTGGTTCGTGTGGGACGGCGCCGATGTGTGAAATTAATGATACGTACTTCGAGAATTTGACACCGGAGAAGTTAAAGACGGTGTTAGACAGTATCGAGAAGTCTAGGCCCGATCTCACGTACTCGCAAAAGCGCGATGAGCTTGGCAGTGGGCTTGATGGGTATTCAAAGTCTGAGGTGATTTAG
- the nuoF gene encoding NADH oxidoreductase (quinone) subunit F — translation MAEHKQILLKNVREKDQHKIDTAIQRGAYEILKKTLEMDPLKIIEEVKTSKLRGRGGAGFPTGMKWGFVPRDSGKPVYLINNADESEPGTFKDRVLLERDPHLVIEGMLCSAWALQSEWSCIYIRGEYAYPYVQIQRAIDEAYERGFLGDNVCGSGWKHHMVVHRGAGAYICGEETALLESLEGKKGQPRLKPPFPAVSGLYGCPTVINNVETLANIPWIIENGGEAFAAIGVENSTGTKLVSASGHLNQPGVYEVEMGYSLLQFIEEECGGVRDGNALMGVIPGGSSVNVLTAEECAGVNLDYDSLANAGSSLGCAGFMVMDETTDPIEAVLSLSRFYAHESCGQCTPCREGAHWIEKIFARIAKGHGQPGDIELVESLCDQIGGHTICAFGDTMVLPYRSFLKKFRNQFRTRIAEVMKGVEPRRESIDFEAGMH, via the coding sequence ATGGCAGAGCACAAGCAAATTTTGTTGAAGAATGTGCGAGAGAAAGACCAGCACAAAATTGATACAGCGATTCAGCGCGGTGCGTACGAGATTCTGAAGAAAACGCTAGAGATGGATCCTCTGAAGATTATTGAAGAGGTAAAAACATCGAAGTTGCGAGGTAGAGGCGGGGCGGGCTTTCCCACTGGCATGAAATGGGGGTTTGTCCCACGCGATTCGGGGAAGCCAGTATACCTCATTAACAATGCAGATGAGAGTGAGCCAGGCACTTTTAAAGACAGAGTGTTACTAGAGCGCGATCCGCATCTCGTGATTGAAGGGATGCTTTGCTCCGCTTGGGCACTGCAAAGTGAGTGGTCATGCATCTATATTCGGGGCGAGTATGCGTACCCGTATGTGCAAATTCAACGCGCTATCGATGAAGCGTATGAACGTGGGTTTTTAGGAGATAATGTTTGTGGGAGTGGTTGGAAACACCACATGGTCGTGCACCGCGGTGCTGGTGCGTATATTTGCGGTGAAGAAACTGCTTTACTCGAATCTCTTGAAGGGAAGAAGGGACAACCCCGTCTTAAACCACCGTTCCCCGCTGTGTCAGGGCTTTATGGGTGTCCGACCGTCATCAATAATGTTGAAACACTCGCGAATATTCCTTGGATTATAGAAAACGGCGGAGAAGCCTTTGCTGCTATTGGGGTTGAGAACTCCACAGGGACGAAGCTTGTTTCGGCCTCTGGTCATTTGAACCAGCCCGGGGTGTATGAAGTTGAGATGGGTTACTCGCTCCTCCAGTTCATAGAAGAGGAGTGTGGTGGGGTGCGTGATGGAAATGCGCTGATGGGGGTCATTCCTGGGGGCTCTTCGGTGAACGTGCTTACTGCAGAAGAGTGTGCGGGGGTAAATCTTGATTACGACTCACTGGCGAATGCAGGTTCTAGTCTCGGTTGTGCAGGCTTTATGGTGATGGATGAAACGACAGATCCGATCGAGGCGGTACTGAGCCTGTCCCGGTTCTATGCGCATGAATCGTGCGGTCAGTGCACGCCGTGTCGCGAGGGAGCGCACTGGATAGAAAAAATCTTTGCACGCATAGCAAAAGGGCATGGGCAGCCAGGTGACATAGAGCTTGTTGAAAGTCTCTGCGATCAAATTGGGGGACATACCATCTGTGCATTCGGAGATACCATGGTGTTGCCTTACAGAAGCTTCTTGAAAAAATTCAGGAATCAATTCAGAACACGGATTGCTGAGGTCATGAAGGGAGTGGAGCCTCGCAGAGAATCGATAGACTTTGAGGCAGGGATGCACTGA
- a CDS encoding NADH-quinone oxidoreductase subunit H: protein MNAVIGIFIKGFIVQQVTLGLASFCTWVERKGSALIQDRVGANRAGTNLVVGDLLKTNNLFLKPFSLAIRLLVLAPVFAVIRFLGSIGVINTLLNDALKALLKEDFVPAGTNVFLHALGPFMAVFPVFLAFAVIPLAPDAVIFGVPIRFQVAEISTGVLFLLAMGSIAVYGVVLAGWTGNNKFSLLGALRAAAQMISYELAMGIAFATIVLHFSTFDLYQIIDAQGGSLFNWGVWFMFPTGFIAFIILFIVGMAETKRGPFDLPESESELVAGYFTEYSGMKFLLFWLGEFAEIALFSIVLTTFFFGGWHVPFVTLPEGAWWAALIGHGVFMGKVLFFCVLQITIRWTLPRFRYDQLMNIGWKMLLPLSIINLLAAAVFKLLS, encoded by the coding sequence ATGAATGCGGTAATTGGAATTTTTATCAAAGGATTTATTGTTCAACAGGTCACACTGGGACTAGCGTCTTTCTGTACCTGGGTAGAACGGAAAGGTTCAGCCCTGATTCAGGACCGAGTCGGAGCGAATCGGGCAGGTACAAACCTTGTGGTTGGAGACCTGCTGAAGACCAATAATCTTTTTCTAAAGCCATTCTCGCTAGCTATTCGTCTGCTTGTGCTGGCCCCTGTTTTTGCTGTCATCCGATTTTTGGGCTCTATCGGAGTAATCAATACCTTGCTGAATGATGCTCTCAAGGCATTGTTAAAAGAAGATTTTGTGCCCGCTGGCACGAATGTATTTTTACATGCGCTTGGTCCTTTCATGGCAGTGTTTCCGGTGTTTCTTGCTTTCGCTGTCATTCCGCTTGCACCAGACGCAGTGATCTTTGGAGTCCCGATTCGGTTTCAGGTGGCGGAAATCTCTACGGGGGTGCTCTTTCTTCTCGCGATGGGTTCGATCGCAGTGTATGGTGTAGTGCTTGCAGGCTGGACAGGAAATAATAAGTTCTCCCTTCTGGGAGCATTGAGAGCTGCTGCTCAAATGATTTCGTACGAACTGGCAATGGGAATTGCGTTTGCCACTATCGTCCTTCACTTTTCGACTTTCGATCTCTACCAGATTATTGACGCCCAAGGAGGTTCTCTTTTCAACTGGGGCGTGTGGTTCATGTTCCCGACGGGGTTCATTGCCTTCATAATCCTATTTATTGTCGGAATGGCTGAAACAAAACGAGGCCCTTTTGATTTGCCTGAGAGCGAGTCGGAACTCGTTGCAGGGTACTTCACTGAATATTCTGGAATGAAGTTTCTTCTTTTTTGGCTTGGTGAATTCGCAGAGATCGCCCTCTTTTCAATAGTGCTTACGACTTTCTTTTTTGGAGGCTGGCACGTTCCATTCGTGACTCTTCCGGAAGGTGCATGGTGGGCAGCGCTCATTGGACATGGTGTATTTATGGGGAAAGTGCTCTTTTTCTGCGTGCTACAGATCACAATCCGATGGACACTCCCACGCTTTCGCTATGATCAGTTGATGAACATTGGATGGAAGATGCTTCTTCCATTGAGCATTATTAACCTGTTGGCAGCTGCCGTATTTAAACTACTTTCGTAA
- a CDS encoding NADH-quinone oxidoreductase subunit J produces the protein MSIVVVCLGALLIGSALGVVLSKNPIHSALFLVANLVGVACVFGALGAHFLAMVQIIVYAGAIMVLVIFVLMLLNAKSEQRTLGTYFQLIGAGVASLIFIGVVGQEVLVQWPVQVGPAEALVGSVEAVGQLLYTEYLLPFEAAGVLLMAALVGAAMLAKTNYGKGGR, from the coding sequence ATGTCGATTGTTGTCGTTTGTCTTGGGGCATTACTGATTGGGTCAGCACTGGGTGTCGTGTTGTCAAAGAATCCAATTCATTCAGCGCTCTTTCTCGTGGCGAATCTCGTCGGAGTGGCATGTGTCTTTGGGGCACTTGGCGCACACTTTCTCGCAATGGTGCAAATCATTGTCTATGCCGGTGCGATCATGGTGCTTGTGATCTTCGTTTTGATGTTACTCAATGCAAAAAGTGAGCAGAGGACGCTCGGAACATACTTCCAGCTTATCGGTGCGGGTGTTGCGAGTCTGATTTTTATTGGGGTGGTGGGACAAGAAGTGCTTGTTCAGTGGCCAGTACAAGTAGGTCCTGCTGAGGCGCTTGTCGGTTCGGTAGAGGCTGTCGGACAGCTTTTGTATACAGAATATTTGCTGCCGTTTGAAGCAGCTGGAGTTCTTTTAATGGCAGCACTGGTAGGGGCCGCGATGCTCGCGAAAACGAACTATGGAAAGGGAGGGCGTTAG
- the nuoK gene encoding NADH-quinone oxidoreductase subunit NuoK, translating into MNMDYSGHYVLLSLVMFAIGATGFVVRRNAIVAFMCLELMLNAANIAFVALSRRVGNLDGEIVVFFVMVVAAAEAAVGLAIILAMFRNLESTETSEASQLRL; encoded by the coding sequence ATGAATATGGATTACTCGGGGCACTATGTCCTGCTCTCTCTCGTCATGTTTGCAATCGGGGCTACTGGGTTTGTAGTGAGGAGAAATGCAATTGTTGCTTTCATGTGTCTAGAGCTCATGTTAAACGCGGCTAATATTGCTTTTGTCGCTCTTTCTCGACGGGTGGGAAATCTTGATGGAGAGATTGTTGTTTTTTTCGTGATGGTGGTTGCAGCAGCGGAAGCGGCTGTAGGTCTTGCCATTATCCTTGCGATGTTTCGCAACCTTGAGTCAACAGAAACCAGTGAAGCCTCACAGCTACGGCTGTAG
- a CDS encoding NADH-quinone oxidoreductase subunit L: MSTVEQESLLGLIPLFPLLGAVLAFLVGLRTRSLAGWIATGASVCSFVVSVLCFQHLRDMSSQHELHRVAAAGAHGAHSVVESGYLALESSLFQWFAAGGFAVDFVFRFDTLTAVMCLVVTGIGSLIHLYSIGYMAEDNSSPRFFSYLNLFMFSMLLLVLGGNLLVLFVGWEGVGLCSYLLIGFWHKNIAFAGAGRKAFVVNRIGDAAFLVALFLLIQHFGTLDFRELESVISLMDGGVALLTVVALCLFIGATGKSAQIPLFVWLPDAMAGPTPVSALIHAATMVTAGVYLTARMHFLFDLAPYALCIVVCIAVLTAFVAATIALVQNDIKKVLAYSTVSQLGFMFVAAGSGAYWVAVFHLVTHAFFKACLFLGAGSVIHGCHHEQDMRKMGGLIKYMPWTAATYAISTLAIAGIFPLSGYFSKHHIIEALSHAGANNEYLVDYIGVFSTMMKLAAIMTAFYVTRSFAMTFLGKYRGHAHPHESPASMVFPLVVLASLAMTGGVFNGWISLQDWLGHTIPVGESHGGGESILAALSHSWPGFLGVGLALIFYTSLQEAPARISRMIPPFTKLLEGKYFFDEIYRVLFVRPLEVIARTLWKFVDQGVIDGSVNGTAAVVDVSGEVVRNTESGQLRFYGLLMLVGTVFLICFYFAL; encoded by the coding sequence GTGAGTACAGTTGAACAGGAAAGTCTTTTAGGATTGATTCCATTATTCCCACTTCTTGGTGCAGTGCTGGCGTTTCTTGTCGGCCTCCGTACGAGAAGTCTTGCTGGCTGGATTGCGACAGGTGCAAGTGTCTGCTCATTTGTTGTCAGCGTTCTTTGTTTTCAACACCTGCGAGACATGAGTAGTCAGCATGAGCTTCATCGAGTTGCTGCCGCTGGGGCACACGGTGCTCATTCTGTGGTAGAAAGTGGGTATTTGGCTTTGGAGTCATCGCTGTTTCAGTGGTTTGCCGCTGGAGGATTTGCTGTCGACTTTGTGTTCCGATTCGACACCCTTACCGCAGTGATGTGTCTGGTGGTTACTGGCATTGGATCCCTTATCCACCTCTACTCTATCGGCTACATGGCAGAGGACAACTCAAGCCCTCGATTTTTTTCTTATCTGAATCTCTTCATGTTTTCCATGTTGCTTCTGGTTCTCGGGGGTAACCTGCTTGTTCTCTTCGTGGGATGGGAAGGAGTAGGGCTCTGTTCGTATTTATTGATTGGATTTTGGCATAAAAACATTGCCTTCGCTGGGGCTGGTCGTAAGGCATTTGTGGTCAATCGAATTGGTGATGCGGCCTTCCTTGTTGCTCTTTTTCTCCTTATTCAACACTTTGGCACATTAGATTTTAGAGAGCTTGAAAGTGTGATTTCTCTAATGGACGGAGGTGTTGCTTTACTCACAGTCGTTGCGTTGTGTTTATTTATCGGTGCCACGGGGAAATCTGCTCAGATTCCACTCTTTGTTTGGTTGCCAGATGCGATGGCAGGGCCAACTCCCGTTTCGGCTCTCATCCATGCGGCAACGATGGTAACCGCGGGTGTCTATTTGACTGCTCGTATGCACTTTCTTTTCGATTTGGCTCCGTATGCGCTTTGCATTGTTGTCTGCATCGCGGTACTGACGGCTTTTGTTGCTGCAACGATAGCACTTGTACAGAATGATATTAAAAAGGTGCTTGCATACTCAACGGTAAGTCAGCTTGGTTTCATGTTTGTTGCCGCTGGAAGTGGGGCATATTGGGTTGCTGTATTTCATCTCGTAACGCACGCATTTTTTAAGGCATGTTTGTTCTTGGGCGCAGGGTCAGTGATTCACGGCTGTCATCACGAACAAGACATGCGGAAAATGGGCGGACTCATAAAATATATGCCGTGGACCGCTGCCACCTATGCTATTTCAACGCTGGCAATAGCGGGAATCTTTCCCCTGTCAGGATATTTTTCGAAACATCACATTATCGAGGCTTTATCCCATGCCGGGGCCAATAATGAGTATTTAGTCGATTACATCGGCGTGTTTTCGACAATGATGAAACTTGCTGCAATCATGACCGCTTTCTACGTCACTCGAAGTTTTGCCATGACATTTCTCGGTAAGTATCGAGGTCATGCGCATCCGCACGAATCGCCAGCCTCTATGGTTTTTCCGCTCGTAGTGCTCGCTTCCCTTGCGATGACTGGGGGTGTGTTCAATGGTTGGATTTCTCTTCAGGATTGGTTGGGACACACCATCCCAGTTGGTGAAAGTCACGGAGGAGGGGAATCAATTCTTGCAGCTCTGAGCCATTCTTGGCCAGGGTTCCTTGGTGTCGGACTGGCTCTGATTTTTTACACATCGTTACAGGAGGCGCCCGCGAGAATTTCGAGAATGATTCCTCCGTTTACCAAGCTTTTGGAAGGGAAGTACTTCTTTGATGAGATTTATCGAGTGCTTTTTGTAAGGCCTTTAGAGGTGATTGCTCGAACGCTGTGGAAGTTTGTCGATCAAGGAGTAATTGATGGATCAGTCAACGGGACAGCTGCGGTTGTTGACGTTAGTGGGGAAGTCGTCAGAAACACTGAATCGGGACAGTTGAGATTCTATGGCTTACTCATGCTGGTTGGAACGGTTTTTCTCATTTGTTTCTATTTTGCTTTGTAA
- a CDS encoding NADH-quinone oxidoreductase subunit M, with the protein MTDSFLLIDGKVFGILPLLTTIIFLPFIGGLFMLLVPAAGREAGSSAGRKNLDLGTQIALAFSVVTFFISLLLMNGFNPSNTDMQFVEQFNWIPALGVDYLLGVDGISILLVLLTTFLMPIVLIASGSIHSKKRGYLFHMLALETAMLGTLLSLDIFLFYVFWELMLAPMYFIIGIWGGKRRIYATIKFVLYTVFGSLLMLVAIFYVVWTFAEQTGTTTFVLSEIVDKVVLSPGEQFWLFAAFALAFGIKVPIFPFHTWLPDAHVEAPTGGSVVLAGVLLKMGLYGFIRFAYPLFPEGALQFAPYLATLATIGIVYGALVAWAQHDIKKLVAYSSVSHLGYCVLGFVALNTLAATGSVYQMLNHGISTGALFLLVGVLYDRKHTREISAYGGLAGKVPVFAFLFLVFTLSSIALPLTNGFIGEFMILAGAYQIYPTLTLISISGVILGAVYMLTLYMKTMFGEFNEERNGDLTDVNGRELATLIPLFILVFVMGVYPKPFLQFIEPTMKRYVSAHEHRIANPPGAWSSTQYAHHNAPDDVSEALKSEVDMEEKVRISKNMLQMNPTDRVEKQGVVQ; encoded by the coding sequence ATGACCGATAGTTTTTTACTGATAGACGGAAAAGTATTTGGAATCCTTCCGTTGCTAACAACCATAATATTTCTCCCCTTCATTGGGGGACTTTTCATGCTACTCGTCCCTGCAGCAGGTAGGGAGGCAGGCTCTTCTGCGGGACGCAAGAATCTCGACCTTGGAACTCAAATTGCACTGGCATTTTCTGTTGTTACATTTTTCATATCGTTACTGTTGATGAACGGATTTAATCCGTCTAACACCGATATGCAATTCGTTGAGCAATTCAATTGGATTCCTGCTCTGGGTGTTGATTACTTACTCGGGGTAGACGGAATCAGTATTCTTCTTGTTTTGCTGACAACCTTTCTTATGCCGATTGTCCTCATCGCATCAGGAAGTATTCATTCTAAAAAGCGGGGCTATCTGTTTCACATGCTTGCGCTTGAGACTGCAATGCTTGGAACGTTGCTGTCGCTCGACATCTTTCTATTTTATGTTTTCTGGGAGCTGATGTTAGCTCCAATGTATTTCATTATCGGAATCTGGGGCGGAAAGAGAAGAATTTATGCAACGATAAAATTTGTCCTGTATACGGTCTTTGGCAGCTTGCTGATGTTAGTTGCCATCTTTTATGTGGTGTGGACCTTTGCAGAGCAAACTGGGACAACAACTTTTGTTCTGAGTGAGATTGTAGATAAAGTCGTGTTGTCTCCAGGAGAACAGTTCTGGCTCTTTGCGGCATTTGCTCTTGCTTTCGGTATTAAGGTGCCTATTTTCCCTTTTCATACGTGGCTTCCTGATGCGCATGTTGAGGCTCCAACCGGTGGATCGGTGGTGCTGGCCGGGGTTTTGTTGAAGATGGGACTCTATGGCTTTATTCGATTTGCCTACCCGCTTTTCCCCGAAGGAGCACTTCAGTTTGCTCCCTACCTGGCAACGTTAGCGACGATCGGGATTGTGTATGGTGCTTTAGTCGCGTGGGCGCAGCATGATATAAAGAAATTAGTTGCGTACTCCTCTGTTTCGCACCTTGGGTATTGCGTTCTCGGTTTTGTTGCCCTGAACACCTTAGCCGCGACAGGCTCTGTATATCAGATGTTAAACCATGGAATATCAACTGGAGCGCTCTTTTTGCTTGTTGGAGTTCTCTACGATCGGAAGCACACGAGGGAGATTTCTGCTTACGGTGGCCTCGCAGGAAAGGTTCCAGTTTTTGCATTCCTTTTTCTTGTGTTCACTCTGAGCTCAATCGCACTGCCGCTTACGAATGGATTTATTGGGGAGTTCATGATCTTGGCGGGGGCGTACCAAATATATCCAACTCTAACGCTCATCTCGATTAGTGGTGTGATTCTCGGTGCCGTCTATATGTTGACGCTCTACATGAAGACAATGTTTGGAGAGTTCAATGAAGAGAGAAACGGAGATTTGACCGATGTTAATGGCCGTGAGCTGGCAACGCTAATCCCACTTTTCATTTTAGTTTTTGTTATGGGTGTCTATCCGAAACCATTCCTCCAGTTTATTGAGCCAACGATGAAGCGATATGTTTCCGCACATGAACATCGTATCGCAAACCCTCCAGGTGCTTGGAGCTCGACACAATATGCCCACCACAATGCCCCCGATGATGTATCGGAAGCTTTAAAGAGTGAAGTTGATATGGAAGAGAAGGTGCGTATTTCGAAAAATATGTTGCAGATGAATCCAACAGATAGAGTGGAGAAGCAGGGAGTAGTGCAATGA